From the genome of Chroicocephalus ridibundus chromosome 1, bChrRid1.1, whole genome shotgun sequence, one region includes:
- the LOC134508043 gene encoding zinc finger protein 501-like yields the protein MGDTQKGKLHQESPIRAELHLFPSRKLTGDTLQDTDQRQDCKKEMEMESEVETSFGKRLGMVTPCGMEVWECEDSGSAHISKVILAGDKPDPPVCGNGAIWIQQVGEKTYECPECGKSFSRSSYLSQHQRIHLAEKPFSCSECGKSFTRNSDLIKHQRIHTGEKPYQCNECEKTFSQRSNVIRHQRTHTGERHYQCNECGKSFSQNSHLIVHQRSHKGEKPFHCPRCEKSFSDRSSLIIHRRVHTGEKPHKCQECGKRFRDSSAIIRHQRIHTGEKPYECTECRKTFRQSSSLVTHMRTHTGEKPYKCPVCGKGFSQSSALTTHRRIHGGKALPMYHGGLLPSPYQCAECGRRCSDRSTLAKHQTTHAEERPYICVECGDSFRRSSALNVHLRIHRGERPYKCEECGKTFRHSSALGAHLRIHAGAKPYECGECGKSFRKSSTLKVHLKIHLAKRPYKCTVGRRMLTSRSLLP from the coding sequence ATGGGCGACACACAGAAGGGCAAGCTTCATCAGGAAAGTCCTATCAGAGCTGAACTGCATCTGTTCCCCTCCAGAAAGCTCACAGGAGATACCCTCCAGGACACCGATCAAAGACAGGACTGCAagaaggagatggagatggaaAGTGAGGTGGAGACATCTTTTGGAAAGAGACTGGGAATGGTAACTCCCTGTGGGATGGAAGTCTGGGAGTGCGAGGACAGTGGTAGCGCCCACATCAGCAAGGTTATCCTTGCTGGGGACAAGCCAGACCCACCTGTGTGTGGGAACGGTGCCATTTGGATTCAGCAGGTGGGAGAGAAAACCTACGAGTGTCCCGAATGTGGGAAGAGCTTCAGCCGGAGCTCGTACCTGAGCCAGCACCAGAGGATCCACCTGGCAGAGAAACCCTTCAGCTGCTCTGAATGTGGGAAGAGTTTCACCCGCAACTCGGACCTGATCAAACACCAGCGGATCCACACCGGTGAGAAGCCCTACCAGTGCAACGAGTGCGAGAAGACCTTCAGCCAGAGGTCCAATGTCATCAGGCACCAGCGGACCCACACGGGAGAGAGACACTACCAGTGCAACGAATGCGGGAAGAGCTTCAGCCAGAACTCGCATCTCATCGTCCACCAGCGAAGCCACAAGGGTGAGAAACCCTTTCATTGCCCCCGGTGCGAGAAAAGCTTCAGTGACCGCTCCTCCCTGATCATACACCGGAGAGTCCACACCGGAGAGAAGCCCCACAAGTGTCAGGAGTGCGGGAAGCGTTTCCGGGACAGCTCAGCCATCATTCGGCATCAGAGGATCCACACGGGAGAGAAGCCATATGAGTGCACCGAGTGCAGGAAAACCTTCCGGCAGAGCTCCTCGCTGGTGACTCACATGCGAACGCACACGGGCGAGAAGCCCTACAAGTGCCCTGTGTGCGGGAAGGGCTTTAGCCAGAGCTCAGCACTCACCACTCATCGCCGGATCCACGGTGGGAAGGCCTTGCCCATGTACCACGGCggcctcctgcccagcccctaCCAGTGCGCTGAGTGCGGCCGGAGGTGCAGTGACCGCTCCACTCTGGCCAAGCACCAGACCACGCACGCCGAGGAGCGGCCCTACATCTGCGTGGAGTGCGGGGACAGCTTCCGTCGGAGCTCGGCTCTCAACGTCCACCTGAGGATCCACCGCGGGGAGAGACCCTACAAGTGCGAGGAGTGCGGAAAAACATTcaggcacagctcagccctcggTGCCCACCTGAGGATCCACGCAGGAGCCAAGCCCTACGAGTGCGGCGAGTGTGGGAAAAGCTTCCGGAAAAGCTCGACGCTTAAAGTGCATTTGAAAATCCACCTGGCCAAGAGACCTTATAAATGTACGGTGGGTAGGAGAATGCTCACTTCCCGCTCACTTCTGCCATAA